The Rosa rugosa chromosome 3, drRosRugo1.1, whole genome shotgun sequence sequence TATTTACTATGTGGTTGAATTTAACCACACGACTGCCTAATATGACCAATAATGCTTTCTACCTAACATGATTGAATCTGACCAATAATGCTTTCTACCTAACATGACCCATGTCTTTATTCTACAAAGTCAAGTCTGGCGGCCCCTTAGGCCCATCATCACATGTGGACGTCGGTCCACCTAATTACCAAATAATGATATATACATCACATATGTATGGAAACACTTCTTACTCTTAGCTACTTTGATCGGTCTCCCCTTCTTTCCACTACAAGTCGATCAATTTCTGATGGCTGAAGCACTCATTTTCGTTCTCCTAGAACAATTGGCTTCAATCACCCGTCAACAGGTACAACTACAAGTGAAATTGGTAGTTGATGTTAAGAAAGAAGTTGAAAATCTCCGCCACAATTTCCGAGCTATAGAAGCCGTGCTCAAAGATGCAGAGGAGAGGCAAGTGAAGGAGGCTTCCATTAAATTATGGCTGGATGATTTAAAGGATGTGTCCAACGAGATGGAGGACGTGTTGGATGATTGGAACACTGAAATTCTGAGGCTACAAATTGAGAAACAAGAGAAAGAAGCGGGAAATGCTCTTGAAACGACTAAGAAGAAGGTATGTCTATGCATTCCTActgctttcttttgttttggccAAGTTAGTAGAGTTATTTTTCGTCGAGACATTGCTCAAAAGATTAAAGATCTCAGTGAAAGGTTAGCAACAATTGCTAATATGAGGCAAAATTTTAACTTTCAGTACACAAAAAGTGGTACTGGACATATTGAGCGACAAAAGACCACTTCTTTTGTCGATCAAACATTTGGTCGGGTAgatgaaaaaaaattcttgGTGGGCATGTTGTTGAGTGAGAGTAATCCTGAAGGGCAAAGCCCCATTGTCATCCCGATTGTAGGGATGGGTGGAATCGGTAAAACAACTCTTTCGCAACTAGCATATAATGACGAAAAAGTGAAGGCTAATTTCACAAAAAGAATATGGGTTTGTGTCTCAGATCCATTTGATGAGCTCAACATAGCCAAAGCCATCATTAGAGCCCTTGATGGAAATGTCAATTGCATTTCAAATGACCTAGAAGCTTTCTTCCAATGTGTGCACAAGTCTATCGAGGGGAAAAAGTTTCTCCTTGTCTTAGATGATGTGTGGAACCAAGACTATAGGAAGTGGGAAAATTTGAAGCTACCTTTACATAATGGTGCTCTAGGTAGTAAAATAATAGTCACTACACGAAAAGAAGAAGTAGCTAGGATGATGGGAGCACCCGATAACACAATCAATTTGAAGGTGTTGAGTGAAGAAAATTGTTGGTCACTGTTCACTAGAATTGCCTTTACCAATAGAAACCAAGATGAGTGTCAAATTTTGGAACCTATTGGTAAGGAAATTGTAAAGAAGTGCAAAGGGTTGCCACTTATTGCCAAGACTTTAGGTGGTCTCATGCGTtgtaagaaaacaaagaaagaatggCAAGATGTTTTGGGTAGTGAGATATGGGAGTTAGACATAATGGAGCAACAAGTTTTCCAACCGTTGTTACTAAGTTATTATGATTTAACTTCAATGATCAAGCGTTGTCTCTTATATTGTGTTACCTTCCCAAAAAATCATATAATTGACAAAGAAGTTTTGATTGAGTTGTGGATGTCGCAAGGTTTTCTTGGTTCATttgcaaacaaagaaaagacaaTGATAAACATTGGAGAATCATATTTCGATAACTTGGTAATGCGATCTTTCTTCCAGAATTTGAAgaaagatgaatttggagataTTGAACATTGCCAAATGCATGATATTGTGCACGACTTTCTCCAATATTTAACCAAGAATGAATGTTTAATCGTTGAGAAAAAAGGTGTTGAGGAGAGAATAGAATTTCCAGCAGACAATAAGCTCCGTCATTTAACCATAATGTTTGCACCGATAGGACGTTTTCCCCTTTCTTTTGACCATTGCCAACGTCTACGGACCATTACAACATTTAATTGTAAAATTACAAGTTTTACGCGAGAGTTGATTTTACAATTAAAATGCGTGAGGACGTTGAATTTGAGTGACAACTATATCGAAGAAGTTCCGGACGAGGTTGGCGGGTTGGTGCACTTGAGGTATTTGGATTTATCTCGTAATCGGAGGCTGAAGAAATTACCTGATAGTCTGTGTAATTTAGTCAATTTGCAAACCTTGCGAGTTGATTGGTGCATTAGCCTTGAAAAGTTCCCCGAGGCCATGGGAAAGTTGACCAGCTTGCAGCATCTTCATGCTAATCTTGGTTTTTGCGACATTGATAAACTGCTGAAGCTGCCCAAATCAATTGCGATGTTGAAAAGTCTACGGACGCTAGATGTTGAACCTGTGTTATTAATTGAAGGTGAAGGTGAAGATGGAGATGAAGAAGGATTGAGGTCATGTGATTTGAGAGACATGGACGAGCTTCAGGGGAAACTTTGGATCGTATTAAAGGGCAAATTGAAAGATAGTGCTGCGTGTGATGTGGAGAAGGCCAAATTGGTGAATAAGAAACACCTTCTTCATTTGAAACTAGGGTTCGCCTGTGAAAGCGAGGGCAACCAGAGTACCATCGAGGAAGCAGTATTGAATGTCTTACAACCAAATTCAAATCTTGAATCCTTATGGATCAGAGGTTACGATGGCAGCACCCTGTACCCCAATTGGACCTCCTCTTTAATTAACTTGAAAAGCCTAACCTTCTCTTGGTGCTTGGTTTGTAACTATGTGCCTCTTTCGGTTTTGGGCAACTTGGGGTCCCTTGAGAGACTCAGATTTGATGACATGCCACAAGTGAAAAAGGTTGGATTTGAGTACTCACTTGATCATCAAGTTATATTGTTCCCCAATCTGAAACAACTCGAGTTCGCTGAAATGCCGGAGTGGGAAGAATGGGATTATCATGAGAATGATGCTACTTCATCGTCACCAACTTTTTTCATGCCACGCCTTTCTACTTTATCCATTGAATGGTGCTATAAGCTGAAGACATTGCCAGACTTCCTTCCAAGGAAGACGCCGCTGCTTCAGAAGTTGATCATCAACGATTGTCCCATTGTCTCCAAAAGTTGCAAAGACATGCAAGGCCCGGAGTGTTCCAAGATTTCTCACATCCCAAACATCCATATTGAATGGAAAACTATACAAAAAGATGGAGTTTGGATCAAACAGTAGGATTTATCAACAACGTCATCCATCCAATTCCTTGGTACGTAATTAgttcaccaattttttttttgttaatttccaATTTTCACAATGATCTACTGCACGCATAACTTGATATCCTCTGCATCTTGATCAATGAATTAAAAAGCGCGCCTCCTGAGGCTCAAAAAGCAGAAATCATGCCTGAAATTGAGTGTGTTTTGATGGTTAGGCGACGAGGCGGCTGAGGCGTGAAAAGCGACTCCAAAGGCGTCAAAGGTGCAGGCGcagcaacaaaagaaaaatgacGTCGTTTTGAAACAGATCGCGTTTTAAAGCCTTTAGGTCGCGACTGTTCTGCTGTGAGTATTGGAGAGCCGATTTCAGCCCCCTCTCTTACAAGAGGCAGCAAGTTCGATCCCTAACCCAGAGTTCGATTTAGGAGTACGATTTCGATTCGCAGCAGtcaatttgaactttgaaggtaTTATTGTAGTTCGATTCGCAGCAGGCCATTTGAAGGAATTGGAGTTCGATTCGCAACTGTCCATTTGAAGGTATGATTCCAATTGATTCTGTTATAAATCATGAAAATAGTATCTGGGTTTGAGTTGTTCCCGGGGCGGATTCAGGTGGTGGCGAGTTTGCACAGTTGCCCAACCTCGAATTTTTTAGATAGTTAAAAAGTTTGCACAGTTTGCACGCCTTGCTAGTGTTGATGGACTGGATGATGTATGGTTAGaggagactcctgctattattcaggatgtactctacgaggattattgtaatCTTTCTAatgtagcacggggttcaggttttatgtccccccccccccccccgttgCAAAGTATTATttcaataaatggaaccgggcgtggggctgagcctcccagctaggctgggttccaaacccttttcaaaaaaaaaaaaaaaaagaagtttaaGGCTGTGAAATCCATTCAATCTGTAAAAATGGCAGAATTGGGCAGCTGCCTCCATACGACGTCGTATATCTATCTGTAATATATTACATGTAATGTTTATTCACGATTGCATATTCACACCCCAGCttttctgttttgtatttgatttttttatatCTGTTCTCTAGCATCAAGAAGCAACTCTTGCTAGGTTTTTCACCGGATGATGCATTTCCATTAGGAGCTCTGTGTGTATGGTAATGCATCAGAATTGCCTTTGTTCTCTTTTTTATATCTGTTACCATTGTTCTTTATTTCCTCTTCCTTGCAAGTGGCCATGGGTACGGGCCTTCATCAATGCATTTAGGCATTTGTTTTATCTAATCTAGTGGCCGTGTGTATGGTAATGCATCAGAATTGTTTCTTGTGCTAATAGGCCAAGTAGTATATGATTGTCTCGAGTTAATTGTTATGACAGCATAATTGTTTACAATTGTATAATACTAATTGTATAATATCCGTACCATATTCCAAACTAATTGAGTGTTAATTGATATGCTGCCCAAACTAGTCATGCTTTGATTTTTGGCAGAttggatgat is a genomic window containing:
- the LOC133736150 gene encoding putative disease resistance protein RGA3 gives rise to the protein MAEALIFVLLEQLASITRQQVQLQVKLVVDVKKEVENLRHNFRAIEAVLKDAEERQVKEASIKLWLDDLKDVSNEMEDVLDDWNTEILRLQIEKQEKEAGNALETTKKKVCLCIPTAFFCFGQVSRVIFRRDIAQKIKDLSERLATIANMRQNFNFQYTKSGTGHIERQKTTSFVDQTFGRVDEKKFLVGMLLSESNPEGQSPIVIPIVGMGGIGKTTLSQLAYNDEKVKANFTKRIWVCVSDPFDELNIAKAIIRALDGNVNCISNDLEAFFQCVHKSIEGKKFLLVLDDVWNQDYRKWENLKLPLHNGALGSKIIVTTRKEEVARMMGAPDNTINLKVLSEENCWSLFTRIAFTNRNQDECQILEPIGKEIVKKCKGLPLIAKTLGGLMRCKKTKKEWQDVLGSEIWELDIMEQQVFQPLLLSYYDLTSMIKRCLLYCVTFPKNHIIDKEVLIELWMSQGFLGSFANKEKTMINIGESYFDNLVMRSFFQNLKKDEFGDIEHCQMHDIVHDFLQYLTKNECLIVEKKGVEERIEFPADNKLRHLTIMFAPIGRFPLSFDHCQRLRTITTFNCKITSFTRELILQLKCVRTLNLSDNYIEEVPDEVGGLVHLRYLDLSRNRRLKKLPDSLCNLVNLQTLRVDWCISLEKFPEAMGKLTSLQHLHANLGFCDIDKLLKLPKSIAMLKSLRTLDVEPVLLIEGEGEDGDEEGLRSCDLRDMDELQGKLWIVLKGKLKDSAACDVEKAKLVNKKHLLHLKLGFACESEGNQSTIEEAVLNVLQPNSNLESLWIRGYDGSTLYPNWTSSLINLKSLTFSWCLVCNYVPLSVLGNLGSLERLRFDDMPQVKKVGFEYSLDHQVILFPNLKQLEFAEMPEWEEWDYHENDATSSSPTFFMPRLSTLSIEWCYKLKTLPDFLPRKTPLLQKLIINDCPIVSKSCKDMQGPECSKISHIPNIHIEWKTIQKDGVWIKQ